The genomic segment ATGATAATAAATATAGTTTATAAAGTTTGTTTATTAACTTTTCGAAAAGAGGCGGTTTGGATGGCACTTCCACGTGATTTGAAAGAATTGAATAAGCGGCATATCAAGTCGATTTTACGTCAGCGGGGCGCGATGACGAAAGCCGAAATTGCGGAAACAACTGATTTAAGTGTGGTTACGGTTAATAAACTAATTCGTGCTTTAGAAGAAAACTCGGAAATTATCGAGCAAGATAGTTCGGTTGTAACTGGAGGAAGAAGAGCGATTTCTTATAAAATTAATCCGAATTTCCAACAAGTATTAGTCGTGAGTTTACAAGAAAAGTGGAAGAAAATCACTTATTCTTTTTCGGTGTATAATTTGTTAGGCGAAGTAGAGTTTGTGGAAGATATGTCTGGTGAGGGTTTGGATATTCATGAGCTAAAAAGAAATATTAAAGACCATGTTTGTGCGTTTCCGAAGATTTCTTGTATCGTCATTGGGGTTCCTGGAATTGAAATTGGTGGAAGACTGCGAGCGATGGATTTTCCGCTACTTTTGAATGTTCATTTGCGGGAAACTTTGGAATCAGAAGTGAATTTGCCGGTGCTTGTTGAGACTGATACGAATGCGGCGATTTTAGGTTATAAAAATCGACCGGTTGCAGAAAATAACATTGTTGGACTCTACTATCCAGAACGCTTTCCACCAGGTGCGGGTCTTTTTATTAATGGTGAGATTTTAAAAGGGAAGAATGGACTTGCGGGTGAAATTAAGCATATGCCTTTGGGAATTGATTGGGATAACTTTGATTTTTCAGTGGATAAGATTAAAGAACATATCCGCAAAATGGTTTTACTCACGATGAGTTTTTATGACCCGGAAACGATTGTTATCTACACGAACTTTTATTTTGGTCAAAAGGATTTTATGGAGGAATTAACACAAGGTTTGGCGGAGATTTATCCGTATGCTAGCTTGCCGGAAATGGTGTTATCGCGTAAATTTACGAGTGATTACCGAATTGGATTATTTGCTTTCGGGGTAGATTATTTAGAGAATAATTTGACGGACTGGAGAATATAAAAAAGATGAACCTTGAAAAAAGGCTCATCTTTTCTTGTTTATTTAAAGAAATTTGGCAAGTATTCTTTGTGGGCTTCTAAAAGTTCGTCTAACATTTCGCGGGCAACGGATTCGCTCGGAGTTAACGGGTTAATTGTCATCGCAAGTAGTGCTTTGTCATAATCCCCAGTTACTGCTGCTTCTGCTGTTAAACGTTCGAAAGTCTTGATTTCTTGGATGATTCCGTTGATAGCAATTGGAAGGCGTCCGCTTGCTAGTGGAATTGGTCCTTGGCGAGTGATAACACAGTTTGTTTCTACTGCGGAATCAGGGTCGATATCAAGGATTGCTCCGTTGTTACGAGTATTAACGATTTGAATATCGCGTTTGTCGTTGTAAATCGAGTTGATTAAGTTACATGCTGCTTCACTGTAATAAGCACCGCCACGTTGTTCTAGTTGTTTTGGTTTTTCAGCAAGTTCTTCTTGTTTATAAAGCTCGAATAATTCTGCTTCTACTTTTTTAACAACTTCTGCACGAGTACCATGTTCCGCATATGCGCGAGCTTGGTCTTCCAGTTGTTGTTTTGTTTGCCAGTAGTAGCGCAAGTAGTCGATTGGAATCATGTTAAGTGTGCGTAAGAATGTTTTGTCCCAACCAGTTGCGTTAATATTTTTCAGGCTTGAGCCAGCTTCATCTTCTGTCATTTTGAAAACAACATCTTTTGTTACATCTTTGCCATTATGATAAACGGTTTTTGCGAATACCATGTGGTTTAAACCAACGAATTCAACGTAAATTTCGGAAACATCTACACCAAGCGTGTCAGCGATATTACGTTCGATGCCGATTGGTCCGTTACATAAGCCAACTACTTTCTTTTGGTTACTATAACGAAGAACTGCTTCTGTTACCATTCCAGCAGGGTTAGCAAAGTTAATTAACCAAGCATCTGGGCAAAGGCGTTCCATATCTTTACAAATATCCAAAATTACTGGAATCGTACGAAGACCTTTGAA from the Listeria seeligeri serovar 1/2b str. SLCC3954 genome contains:
- a CDS encoding ROK family transcriptional regulator, with amino-acid sequence MALPRDLKELNKRHIKSILRQRGAMTKAEIAETTDLSVVTVNKLIRALEENSEIIEQDSSVVTGGRRAISYKINPNFQQVLVVSLQEKWKKITYSFSVYNLLGEVEFVEDMSGEGLDIHELKRNIKDHVCAFPKISCIVIGVPGIEIGGRLRAMDFPLLLNVHLRETLESEVNLPVLVETDTNAAILGYKNRPVAENNIVGLYYPERFPPGAGLFINGEILKGKNGLAGEIKHMPLGIDWDNFDFSVDKIKEHIRKMVLLTMSFYDPETIVIYTNFYFGQKDFMEELTQGLAEIYPYASLPEMVLSRKFTSDYRIGLFAFGVDYLENNLTDWRI
- a CDS encoding 6-phospho-beta-glucosidase, giving the protein MTKGIKIATIGGGSSYTPELIEGFIKRQDELPVRELWLVDVEAGREKLEIVGNLAKRMVKKAGVNMEIHLTLDREEALKDADFVTTQLRVGLLDARVKDERIPNSYGVVGQETNGPGGMFKGLRTIPVILDICKDMERLCPDAWLINFANPAGMVTEAVLRYSNQKKVVGLCNGPIGIERNIADTLGVDVSEIYVEFVGLNHMVFAKTVYHNGKDVTKDVVFKMTEDEAGSSLKNINATGWDKTFLRTLNMIPIDYLRYYWQTKQQLEDQARAYAEHGTRAEVVKKVEAELFELYKQEELAEKPKQLEQRGGAYYSEAACNLINSIYNDKRDIQIVNTRNNGAILDIDPDSAVETNCVITRQGPIPLASGRLPIAINGIIQEIKTFERLTAEAAVTGDYDKALLAMTINPLTPSESVAREMLDELLEAHKEYLPNFFK